In the Dioscorea cayenensis subsp. rotundata cultivar TDr96_F1 chromosome 12, TDr96_F1_v2_PseudoChromosome.rev07_lg8_w22 25.fasta, whole genome shotgun sequence genome, one interval contains:
- the LOC120274063 gene encoding LOW QUALITY PROTEIN: short-chain dehydrogenase reductase 2a-like (The sequence of the model RefSeq protein was modified relative to this genomic sequence to represent the inferred CDS: deleted 1 base in 1 codon) yields MPVVKVMPDHKAQGIHSLGCENGASSYKRLEGKVAIVTGGAGGIGEAIVRLFARHGAKVVVADIDDTAGELLAGALFPSVTFMHCNVSIEPDVEQLIERTVSKFGRLDILCNNAGVLGGQSKRQKTILELNVDELDHVMQVNVRGAALGMKHASRVMVQRRSGCIISTTSVAGVCGGLGPHAYTASKHALVGLTKNVACELGKHGIRVNCISPFGVATSMLVNAWRDHGDDDEEDEDEWMGMMKKVMPSDEEVEKMEEFVRRLANLKGTTLTAKDIAEAALYLASDESKYVSGHNLIVDGGITTSRNLIGL; encoded by the exons ATGCCTGTTGTGAAGGTGATGCCTGATCATAAAGCTCAAGGAATTCATAGTTTAGGATGTGAAAATGGTGCTTCTTCATACAAGAG gcttgAAGGGAAGGTGGCCATAGTAACAGGAGGTGCAGGAGGGATAGGAGAAGCAATAGTAAGGCTATTTGCAAGACATGGGGCAAAGGTTGTGGTGGCTGACATCGATGACACTGCCGGAGAATTACTCGCCGGAGCACTCTTCCCTTCAGTAACCTTCATGCATTGCAACGTAAGCATTGAACCCGATGTCGAACAACTGATCGAAAGAACAGTCTCAAAGTTTGGCCGTCTAGACATTCTGTGCAACAATGCCGGTGTGCTCGGGGGGCAATCAAAACGCCAGAAAACAATCCTTGAGCTCAACGTTGATGAGCTTGATCATGTCATGCAAGTTAACGTACGTGGAGCAGCACTAGGA ATGAAACATGCAAGTAGAGTCATGGTGCAAAGAAGATCAGGTTGTATTATATCTACAACGAGTGTGGCAGGAGTTTGTGGAGGGCTTGGTCCTCATGCATACACTGCTTCAAAGCATGCACTTGTTGGACTAACAAAGAATGTGGCTTGCGAGCTTGGAAAGCATGGAATTAGGGTTAATTGTATATCACCATTTGGGGTGGCAACAAGCATGTTGGTTAATGCATGGAGAGATCatggagatgatgatgaagaagatgaggatgaGTGGATGGGAATGATGAAGAAGGTGATGCCAAGTGATGAGGaagtggagaagatggaggagttTGTGAGAAGGTTGGCCAATCTCAAAGGGACAACACTCACAGCTAAGGACATTGCAGAGGCTGCGCTTTATCTTGCTAGTGATGAGTCTAAGTATGTTAGTGGGCATAACCTTATTGTTGATGGTGGTATTACTACCTCAAGAAATCTCATTGGGTTGTAA
- the LOC120273272 gene encoding wound-induced protein 1-like — protein SVYLKIIIKKKKQELANSSEIILEEESREDRNKWVVLALYEALNARDVDAVHRLLAPDIEWWFHGPPAFQHMMRLLTGASTHEPFEFVPLHVQALESTVLVEGCDKTRSVFWVHAWTVSTDGVITQVREYFNTCLTVTQAKKHCLLPVWRSRLPDRAGKSLPGLVLAI, from the coding sequence TCAGTTTATCTGAagatcatcataaaaaaaaagaagcaggAACTGGCTAACTCGAGTGAGATAATACTGGAGGAAGAGAGCCGTGAGGACCGGAACAAGTGGGTGGTTCTGGCGCTATATGAAGCGTTGAACGCCAGAGACGTGGACGCTGTGCACCGGCTTCTGGCACCGGACATCGAGTGGTGGTTCCATGGACCGCCGGCGTTCCAGCACATGATGCGTTTGCTGACCGGCGCGTCTACGCACGAGCCGTTTGAGTTTGTTCCACTGCACGTGCAGGCTTTGGAAAGCACTGTGTTGGTTGAGGGTTGTGATAAGACACGCTCTGTGTTTTGGGTTCATGCTTGGACTGTTTCAACGGATGGGGTAATAACTCAGGTGAGGGAGTACTTTAATACTTGTCTCACTGTTACTCAGGCTAAAAAGCACTGTTTGTTGCCGGTGTGGAGGAGTAGGTTGCCGGACAGGGCTGGCAAGTCATTGCCTGGTCTTGTTCTTGCTATatag